One Bosea sp. 124 genomic window, CCCTCGGCCCCGACCCTGACGACCCATTCTGTTGGAAATGGCGCCTCGAAGGCGCAGGGCCGACGTTGCAAATGCCGCGATCCGCGCTTGCCTTGCCTGGCACAAAGAGGGAACATGACGCTATGTCCCTCGTCGATTCCGTGTTCAATCCGCCATCCGCGCGCCCGGATATCACCCGCGCCGTCTGCCGCGGCGCGGCGCGGCACCTGCGCGAGCGCGGCTATGCCATCGTCAAGGAAATGACATTCGCCAATGGCCGGCGCGGCGACATCGTGGCGCTGTCGCCCTCGGGTGAATTGCTGGTGATCGAGGTCAAATCGGGCCTCCAGGACTACCGCGTCGACGGCAAATGGCCGGACTACCGCGATTACTGCGACGGCTTCCTCTTCGCCGTCGCGCCCGAATTTCCGCACGAGATCCTGCCTGACGACGTCGGCCTGATCGTCGCCGACGCCTATGGCGGCGCGCTGATCCGCGAGGCGCCGCGACACGCCCTCGCTCCGGCACGGCGCAAGGCGCTGACGATCGCCTTCGCCAAGCTGGCAGCGGGCCGGCTCGCGCTGGCCGAGGACCCGGGTTTCTAGAGACCGTTTGATACGGCCTTGGGCGGTGCCGTCAGATCGACCGTCTCGACAAGGAAGTCGATGAATGCGCGCACGCGGGCGGGCAGCCTGCCGCCATGGCCGACATAGACGGCGTGGATCGCCTCGACATCGCCTGGATTGAAGGCCTCCAGCACGCGCACGAGCCGGCCTGTCGCAATGTCGTTCCCGACATGGAACAGAGACAGCCGCGCCAACCCCTGTCCGTTGAGCGCGAGCACGCGGGCGCTTTCGCCGTCGCCGACCGCGACGCGGCCATGGGCCGGCACCGACATGCGCCGGCCATCGTCGCGGAACGACCATTCATCCGAGTGGCGCTGGAAATTGAAGGTGATCAGGTCGTGTCCGGCAAGATCGTCCCAGTGCCGGGGGGCGGGTTTCCGCGCGAGATAATCCGGCGAAGCCACGATCGCCATCGCGGCCTCGCCAAGCTTGCGCGCGACAAGCTGAGACGGGCGCAGCGGCCCGACGCGGATCGCGATCTCGGCACGCTCGTCCATCAGGTCGATGACCTGGTCGGTGATGGTGATGTCGAGATGGACATCCGGATGGCGCGCCGTGAAGCGCGGCACCAGCGGCAGCAGATAGTGCATGCCGAAGGGCACATTCGAATTGACCCGCAGCTTGCCGCGCGGAAGCTGGCAGGCGGCGACGGCGCGCTCGGCCTCGTCGAGGTCGTTCAGCACGCGCAGCGCATGCTGGTGGAAGGTCGCGCCCTCCTCGGTGAGCTGGAGCTTGCGGGTGGACCGGATCATCAGCCGGACGCCGAGCCTCGCCTCCAGCCGCGCCATCAGCTTGCTGATCGCGGACGGCGTCATGCGGAGCGCGCGCGCCGCCGGCGAGAAGCCGCCGAGTTCGACGATCCGCGCGAAGACCTCCATCTCGCCGGAGCGGTTGACCTCTGGCCGCGGCATGATGACTTCACCTCACAATTGAATGTCCTGCCAGCAATCTAATTCACAGGCTCGGCATGCGCCATCTTGCGGGCTGGTTTTGTCCCGGAGCCCGTCATGCCCGTCGCCCTCTATGCTCTCACCGTCGGTGCCTTCGGCATCGGCGTCACCGAATTCGTCATCATGGGCCTGCTGTTGCAGGTCTCGGCCGATCTCGGCATCAGCATCCCCGTCGCCGGCCTGCTGATGTCGGGTTATGCGCTCGGCGTCTTCGTCGGCGCACCGATCCTGACGATCGCGACCCGCTCGCTGCCGCGCAAGACGACGTTGCTGGTGCTGATGGCGATCTTCACGCTCGGCAACCTCGCCGCCGCGCTCAGCCCCAGCTTCGGCTGGCTGATGGCAGCGCGCATTGTCACGGCGCTGGCGCATGGCACCTTCTTCGGCGTCGGCTCCGTCGTGGCGACAGGCCTCGTCGCACCCGACCGCAAGGCGTCGGCCATCGCGCTGATGTTCACTGGGCTGACGCTCGCGACCCTGCTCGGCGTGCCCTTCGGCTCCTGGCTCGGCCTGGCCTATGGCTGGCGCGCGACCTTCTGGGCGGTCACAGGCATCGGCCTGCTCGCTCTCGCCATCCTCGCGATCTTCGTCCCGGCGGCGCGCGAGCGTGTCGTGCCCAGCCCGCTTTCGGAGGAGTTCCAGGTTCTCGCGCGGCCGCAGGTGCTGCTCGGGCTCGCCATGACGGTGCTCGGCTTTGGCGGCATCTTCGCGGTGTTCACCTATATCCAGCCGCTTCTGGTCGAGCTGGCCGGCTTCAGCGAGGCTGCGGTCTCGCCGATCCTGCTGGTCTTCGGTGCCGGGCTTGTCGTCGGCAACCTGCTCGGCGGGCGCTGGGCCGACCGCAGCCTGTCGCCGGCACTGATCGGCACGCTGGTGCTCCTGACGGCGGCCCTGCTCGGGGCGGGCTTCGCCTTCCACGACAGGATCGGTGCGGTGATTGCCGCCTTCGGGCTCGGCGCCGCGGCCTTCGCCACGGTCGCGCCGCTGCAGATGTGGGTGCTGCAGCAGGCCGGCGGCGCCGGCCAGGGCCTGGCGTCGAGCCTCAACATCGCCGCCTTCAACCTCGGCAACGCTTTTGGGGCCTGGCTTGGCGGCGTCGTGATCTCGCATGGGCCGGGCCTTGCCGGCATCGCGCCGATCGCGGCGCTGGTGCCGCTGGCCGCTCTTGGCCTGGCCTGGATCGCGCTCACGCTCGACCGGCGGACGACCCGCGCGCTCGCCGCCTGATCCCTCCACCGCTCGACAGGAGAACGACATGGGTCATCAGAACGACATGGACTATCGGCAGCTCGGTGCATCGGGGCTGAAAGTGCCCGCGCTCAGCTTCGGCTGCGGCACCTTCGGCGGAAAGGGGCCCCTGTTCGGCGCCTGGGGCGATACGGATGTCGCTCAGGCGAAGCGGCTGGTCGACATCTGCCTCGAGGCCGGCCTCACCTTGTTCGACACGGCCGACGTCTATTCGGACGGCGCCTCGGAGGAGATCCTCGGCGAGGCACTGGCGGGGCGGCGCAACACAGCGCTGATCTCGACCAAGCTCGGCCTGCCGATGGGCGAGGGCCCGTTGCAGGCCGGAACCTCGCGGCTGCGACTGATCGAGGGCGTCGAGGCCGCGCTGAAGCGGCTGCGGAGCGACCATATCGACCTGCTCCAGCTCCACGCCTTCGATGCCGGAACGCCGGTCGACGAGGTTCTGAAGGCGCTGGACGACCTCGTGAGCTCAGGCAAGCTGCGCTATGTCGGCGCCTCGAACTTCTCCGGCTGGCAGATGATGAAGTCGCTGGCTGCCTCGGAACGCCATGGCTGGCCACGCTATGTCGCGCATCAGGTCTATTATTCGCTGGTCGGCCGCGACTACGAATGGGAGCTGATGCCGCTCGGCCTCGACCAGAAGGTCGAGGCCGTGGTCTGGAGCCCGCTCGGCTGGGGACGGCTCACCGGCAAGATCCGCCGCGGCGCGGCGATGCCCGACAAGAGCCGCCTGCGCGACACCGCAGCCTTCGGGCCGCCGGTCGATGAGGACAGGCTCTATGCGATCGTCGATGTGCTCGACGAACTCGCGGTCGAGACCGGCCGCAGCGTACCGCAGATCGCGCTGAACTGGCTCCTGGCACGACCGACCGTGTCGAGCGTCATAATCGGCGCGCGCAACGAGGAGCAGTTACGCCAGAATCTCGGCGCCGTCGGCTGGAGCCTGACCACGGAGCAGATCGCGCGGCTCGAAGCGGCCAGTGCCGTGACGCCGGCCTATCCGCATTACCCCTATTGGCGCGAGGGCGGCTTCCGGCGGATCAACCCGCCGCCGGTGTGATCAGCGCGGCGCACGCTTCGCCAGAATGCGCTGGAGCGTGCGCCGGTGCATGCCGAGCCGCCGCGCCGTCTCTGACACATTGCGGTTGCAGAGTTCGTAGACGCGCTGGATGTGCTCCCAGCGCACCCGGTCGGCCGACATCGGGTTCTCGGGCGGCAGGGGGCGGGAATCCCGGGCGGCCGCGAGCGCGGCATGGATTTCGTCGGCATCGGCCGGCTTGGCGAGGAAATCGAAGGCGCCGAGCTTCACGGCGCTGACCGCGGTGGCGATGTTGCCGTAGCCGGTCAGGACAATGCCGCGCGCATCGGGGCGGCGTTCCTTCAATCTCGCGATGACGTCGAGGCCATTGCCGTCGCCGAGGCGCAGGTCGATCACGGCGAAGGCCGGAGCCTCCTCGTCGACCGCCGCAAGGCCAGCGCTGACGCTGTCGGCGATGCGAACGGAATAGCCCCGCCCCTCCATCGCGCGGGCGAGGCGGGTCAGGAAGGGCCTGTCGTCGTCGACCAGCAGCAGCGACATGTCCGCGGCCGGAATGGCCGGGGCCGTTTCGCTCAGCGTATCCTGCATCATCTTCTCCTCCGGCCGGGCCTGACCCGGCCGAATTGTAGCGCGGCTGCCGCCGCGGCGCATCCATCCATCAGCTAACCCCATGTGGGATCGGCAGTTCCCGGTTTGTAGCCCCGGACTGGGGCAGATCGGCCTCGAACGCCTCGCGCAGCCAGGTCATCCTCACGCTGGCCCCGCTGGCGGGCGCCGGCCGATTTGAAAACTCGATCGCCGCTCCACCCCGCTCGAGCAGGGTCTTGGCGATGAAAAGCCCGAGGCCGAGCCCGCCCCCCGCACGGCTCTCATTGGCGCCATGGGTGAGATAGGGATCGCCCGCCCGCAACAGCACGTCCGGCGGGAAACCCGGCCCGTCATCGGCAATGGTCAGCTTGACATAGGTAGCGTTCCATTCGGCCGTGATCGTCACGGTCGAGCGTGCGAAATCGACGGCATTGTCGACGATATTGCCCAGCCCGTAGATCATGCCGGGATTACGCCGGCAAACCGGCTCGGGCTTCTCGCCCGTCATCACGATTTCGAAAGGAACGCCGAAAGGACGCTGCGGCCCCGCCGCCTCCTCGATCAGCAGGCGCAGGGAGAGCTGGTCGAGCGGCCCGGCATCGTCGTCCTGCAGCGAGGCGAGCTTGCCGAGAATGCCCCGGCAGCGCTCGACCTGCTCGCGCAGCAGGGCGATGTCCTCGGCCATCTCGCCCTCGGCCGGGGCGAGCCGCGACAATTCGCGGGCGACGAGCGCGATGGTGGCGAGCGGCGTGCCGAGTTCATGGGCGGCCGCGGCGGCGAGCCCGTCCAACTGCGACAGGTGCTGTTCGCGCGCCAGGACGAGCTCGGTGGCGGCGAGGGCGTCCGACAGGTCGCGCGCCTCCTTGGCGACGCGCCAGGCATAGATGCCGGTGAAGCCCAGTCCGAGCACCAGCGCCACCCAGCTCCCCAACTGGTAGTAGGGCGGCAGGACCGGCCGGTCAGGCCCGGCCCAGGGCAGCGGCAGATAGACGACGCTGACCAGCGTCGCCAGCGCGATCGCGAGCCCGCCGAGCACCAGTGTCCGCCGCGGCGGCAGGGCCGTCGCCGAGATCATCACCGGGGCGAGCAACAGGATCGAGAACGGGTTCTGCAGACCGCCCGTGAGATAGAGCAGCGCCGCGAGCTGGATGATGTCGAAGGCCAGCAGCGCCGTCGCCGCCCCCGCATGCAGCCTGTGGCTCAGCGGAAAGCGGATACGCAAGGCGATGTTCAGCCAGGACGAGACCGCGATCGCGGTGAAGCACCAGCCGAAGGGCAACTGGAAACCGAGCCCGAAATGCACGCCGGCGACGGCCAGGCTCTGGCCGGCGATGGCGAGCCAGCGCAGCCGGACCAGAGTGTCGAGCCGGAGATGCCGGCTGGCACGACCGAGCGTCGGGGTCGAGACATCCGGGAAGGTCATCGGCGATCCCGGGTTATCACGACGCGGCCCGCATCGATGGCGCGGCAAGCGTCATGCGAGGCACTCCGGCGGGGCAATCATCTGTGGCAAATCGGCATTGGAGTGATTTCTTAGCCTTTTGCGGGATTGAATGAGAACAATTTAGGCATACGGTGCGTTGCTGCTGCGGCGCATCATCGAATGGTGCGCCGCCGGAAGGATCACAATCGCATGAACGGGGCCGCCATGTCGTTCGCCTACCATGCCTATGAAACGGTTCACATGATGCTCAGCCCCGCCAGGGGCATGTCCGATGCGATGCATCTGGCCTTCAGGAACCCGGCCAACCCGCTGAGCTATACACCGATGGGTCGCACCATCGCCGCCTCCTGCGAATTGTTCGAGCGCACCACGCGGCGCTACGGCAAGCCCGCCTTCGACCTGCCGCAGACGACGATCAACGGCGTCAAGGTTGCCGTCGAGGAGCGTGTCGTCTGGGAGCGCCCGTTCTGCCGGATGGTCTATTTCGACCGCAAGATCGAGGGCCGCCGCAAGCCGCAGCCCAAGGTTCTGCTGGTCGCGCCGATGTCGGGGCACTACGCGACGCTGCTGCGCGGCACCGTCGAGGCCTTTCTGCCCGGCCATGAAGTCTACATCACCGACTGGACCGATGCGCGCCTGGTGCCGCTCTCGGCCGGCGGTTTCGATCTCGACGACTATATCGACTACGTCATCGCGATGCTGCAGATGCTCGGCCCCGACACCCATGTCATGGCGGTCTGCCAGCCGGCAGTGCCGGTGCTCGCCGCCGCCGCGCGGATGGAGGCCGAGAACGACCCCTGCGCACCACGCTCGATGACGCTGATGGGCGGGCCGATCGACACGAGGCGCTCGCCGACCGAGGTCAACAAGCTCGCGATGGATCGCGGCATCGACTGGTTCCGCAACAATTGCATCACGAAGGTGCCGTTCCCGCATCAGGGCTTCTTCCGCCAGGTCTATCCGGGCTTCCTGCAGCTCTCGGGCTTCATGGCAATGAACCTCGACCGGCATGTCACCGCCCATTACGACATGTTCAAGCACCTGATCCGGGGCGACGGCGATTCCGCCGAAAAGCATCGCGACTTCTACGACGAGTACCTCGCGGTGATGGACCTGACCGCCGAGTTCTATCTCCAGACGGTCGAGACCGTCTTCGTCGAGCACGCCCTGCCGAAGGGCACGATGATGCATCGCGACAAGCCGGTCGACTGCAGCGCCATCCGCCGCATCGCTCTGATGACGGTCGAGGGCGAGAAGGACGACATTTCCGGCGTCGGCCAGACGCAGGCGGCCCATGACCTCTGCCCCAACATCCCCGACGACAAGCGGGCGCACTACCTGCAGTTGGGCGTCGGCCATTACGGCGTCTTCAACGGCTCGCGCTTCCGCTCCGAGATCGCACCGCGCATCTCGGATTTCATGGTCAGCCTGGACATGGAAGCGGCGAAGGCCCGCCGAGAGGCCGGCGCCAGCGAAGCCCGCAAGGGGCTGAAGATCGCAAGCTGAGAGGCGGTAGCCGAACCCGCCATCTTTCCTCAGAAAAGCGGCGCCATCCCGGGACGACCTGCGGTCGCCCATGGTGATGCCGCGTTTCAGCGCAACTCCCCGCAGCCTACCGGAAGAAGATCACGGTCTGCAGCAGGAAGAGCGGGATCAGGATCGCGCCCGACCAGAGCATGTAGCCGAAGAAGCTCGGCATCTTGACCTTCCGGTCCTTGGCGATGGCGTAGACCATGAAGTTCGGCGCGTTACCGATATAGGTGTTGGCGCCCATGAACACCGCACCGGCCGAGATGGCAGCCAGCGTCAACGCGCCCGTCGTCATCAGCTTCTGCGGATCGCCGCCCGCCAGCTCGAAGAAGACGAGATAGGTCGGGGCGTTGTCGAGGAACGACGACAGAATGCCGGTCAGCCAGAAATAGGCGACCGTGTTGTGGCCGCCGTCGGGATTGGTGACGAGGCCGACGAGGCCTGAGAAAGCGCCGTCCCGCCCGGCCTGCAACATCGCCAGCACGGGAATGATGCAGACGAAAATCCCGGCGAAGAGCTTGGCGACTTCGAGGATGGGGCCCCAGGTGAACTCGTTGCCGGCCCGCACGGGCTTCGGCGTCAGCTTGAGCGAAAGCCCGGCCAGCGCGAGCAGAAGAACATCGCGCACGACGTTCTGCAGCTCGACATGGGAGCCAGCGATGTCGAAGACGATGCCGGGCTTCCAGCTCGCGGACATCAGGATCGCCGCGATGACCCCGCCGAGCAGGGCGAAGTTGACCTTGCCATAGAGCTTGATGTCGCGGTCGGGCGTCGGGTCCTTCAGCGAGGGCATGCCCTCTTCCCTGCGGTAGAACCAGGTGTCGAGCGCGAAGAACAGCGCCAGCAGGATCGCGACGGCGAGGCCAGTCTCGGGCAGCAGATGCGTCGTCGTCCAGAAGAAGTTCACCCCGCGCAGGAAGCCGAGGAAGAGCGGCGGGTCGCCCAGCGGTGTCAGCGAGCCACCGATATTCGAGACCAGGAAGATGAAGAACACGACGACGTGGACATTGTGGCGCCGGTTGTCGTTGGCGCGCAGCACCGGGCGAATCATGATGATCGAAGCGCCGGTCGTGCCGACGAAGCTCGCCATCAGCGTGCCGATCGCCAGCAGGGCCGTGTTGGTCGCGGGCGTGCCGTGCAAGTTACCCATGATCAGGATGCCGCCGGCGATCGTGAAGAGCGCGAAGAGCAGGATGATGAAGGGGATGTATTCGAGCAGCGCGGTATGCGCGAGCGCGCCCAGCGCCGGCTCGAAGCCGCGCAGAACGACCAGCGGGACCAGCACGAGCGCCGACCAGAAGGCAGCGAACTTGCCGTAGTTCAACTCCCAGAAATGCGGGAACAGGATCGGCCCGAGCGCGATCGAGAGGAGCATGCCGGCAAAGGGCAAGGCCCAGAGGCCGCCCATCGAGGCACCGCCGATATCCCCGGCGGCGAGGGCCGCGCTCGACGTCAGACACAAAGCCACCACCGCGGCTACGCGCGACAGACCGGTCCTCAAAGCCATTCCCCGTCCCATTCTTCGCGTGGTTGTCGTGACTGTGCAGCGAGGCACGGTTATACGATGGCCATGAGGCCCGCAACCGCGCGACCCGCTGCGGTTGCCCGGTCGCGCGCCTGCCCAGCATTGTGCCGTCATTCATTCTGCGAGAATAATCTTCTCCGCACGGCGCCCCGCCGCTGCTGATTCGGACACCGTGCATGTGCCGTTTCCTCGCCTATTCCGGTGTGCCGGTCTTCCTCGAAGACCTGGTCGCGGCACCGTGCCATTCGCTGATCCACCAGTCGCTGCACGCGGCGGAGGCCAAGACGGGGACGAATGGCGACGGCTTTGGCGTCGGCTGGTATGGCGACCGGCAAGAGCCCGGCCAGTATCGCGAGGTCCGGCCAGCCTGGTCGGACGAAAACCTGCTCTCGATCGCCCGTCAGGTTCGCTCGCATCTGTTCTTCGCCCATGTCCGGGCCGCCACCGGCACGGCAACGACGCGGGCGAACTGTCACCCCTTCGCCCATGGCCGCCATCTCTTCATGCATAATGGCCAGATTGGCGGCTATGGCCTGATCCGGCGCCGGCTCGAGGCCCTGATCCCCGATTCGCTCTATGCGGCGCGGGTCGGCACAACCGATTCGGAGGCCTTGTTCCTACTCACGCTCGCCCGCATCGAGAGCGGGATGGCGCCGGGCATGGCGCTCGCGGCAGCGCTGGGCGATGCGCTGTCCCTGATGCAGCAAGCGGGCACAGGCGAGCCGCTGCGCTGCGCCGCCGCGCTCGCCGACGGCGACGCCATCCATGCCGTGCGCTGGTCCTCCGACGCGCGCCCGCCGAGCCTGTATCTCTGCCGTCGCAGCGACAGCGTCGTCGTCGCCTCGGAACCGATCGACGCCGCACGCGATTGCTGGCAGGCCCTGCCCTGCAACACGCTGGTCAGCATCCGGGCCGGCACGGTCGCGCAGACGCCGTTCGAGGTCGGGCTCGAGCAGGCCGCCTGACGACGCGTTATCGTCGCCACGCCCGTGACGAAGCCTGCCGGGGGGCGAAGCCTGCCGGGGCTGCCTGGTCGCATGCGGCGGGATCATCCGATTGGAGGACGCTGATTTGTCCGGCGCGGTGTTGAACCTCCCGGCGGCCTGCCGCGACAACTGAAGGGTCGCGGCCTCGCGGCCCGAACTTCGCCGCCCCGGTCTTCACACCTCCCAAAGGCTACCGGGGCGGCGATACTTCTTCTCGCTGCGGCAAGCCCGCCCGGCGGTGCATGCGGGTGATTCGCTCCCCCGCGCCGATGCCCAGGACAGCAGACGACAGTGCGATTCGCGCCGCATCGGAGTTCCGGGGCGCGCCATCGATTCAGGCCCGGGACGCTTTTGGGAGAAGGAGATCGTTCTTGGAAGGGAGGAGATGGTGGAGCCAGGCGGAATCGAACCGCCGACCTCTTGAATGCCATTCAAGCGCTCTCCCAACTGAGCTATGGCCCCACTCTCAGCCGGCTGACATGGGGGTCAGCCGGGTCATCTGGTCTCCGTGCCGCTCACCGCGAAGGTGAGGAAGAACCCGGAACCCGGTCGCCGCATCGGCGGCGCAGCGCTCTATAGGCGGGAGCGGCGGAAGACTCAAGCACCGATTGTCGCCGGATCGTCATTCTCTTGGGAGCCGCCCTGCGGACGCTCTCAGACGTCCTCGTCACCCTCGATATCGCCATCGATCAGGTCGGCGACGTCGTCGTCGCCTTCCTCGTCCTCCTCCAGGAAGGTGTCGTCATCGGGTGCGACATCGTCTTCGACCTCGATGTCGTCCTCGCTGGTGACGACCGCGTCCTTCTCCGCCGTCTCGGCATCGGCCTCGTCGAGCGAGACGAGCTCGACCGCGCTGTCGGCGGTCTCGGCCTCATCCTCGTCCTCATCGGGCTTGGCCGCGGCGGCTGCCGCTGCCGCTGCCGCCTTGGCCTGCGGCTCGAACATCGAGCGCGGAAAGGACTGTCCCGTGTAAGGCGAGACGATCGGGTCCTTGTTCAGGTCATAAAACTTGCGGCCCGTGGTCGGGCAAACGCGCTTCGTTCCAAGTTCCGGTTTCGCCACTGCGTCGGACCTTCAATCATTCATGTTCTGAAAAGCAGGCGCGTCCGTTAGTCGGGGCAGGCGGCCCTGTCAAATGCTCATTTCATGGCGACGCACCAGACGGCGAGGGCCGGGCGCGGTTTCGGGCGCCCCGCCGCATGAGCTTGCGCGACCACGCCGGACGTGACGCATGGCCGAGGAGCGTGCTAGGGCACGGCCTTCCCGATCGTCCAGCCGGCAGAAATCCAGTGGCCCACGCGCTAACTCCCGTCCCCGTCACCGCGCGCCGTTCCGGCCCGCTTCGCGGCAGCGTCCGCGTCCCCGGCGACAAGTCAATCTCGCACCGGGCCATGATCTTCGGGCTGCTCGCCATCGGCGAAACGAAGGTCAGCGGCCTGCTGGAGGGCGAGGATGTGATGCGTACGGCCGATGCGGCCCGGGCGCTGGGGGCGATCGTGCACCATGACGGGCCGGGCGAATGGCGGGTGCGGGGCGTCGGCGTCGGCGGCCTGCGCGAGCCTGCGGGCGTGCTCGATTTCGGCAATGCCGGCACCGGCTCGCGACTGATGATGGGCGTCTGCGGTGCGCATCCGATCACCACGACCTTCGATGGCGACGCCTCGCTGCGCAAGCGCCCGATGCGGCGCATCCTCGATCCGCTCGAGCAGATGGGGACGGTGATCGTCTCGCAGGAGGAAGGCGGGCGCGTGCCCTTGACCCTGCGCGGGCCGAAGGAGGCGCTGCCGATCACCTACCGCACGCCGGTCGCCTCGGCGCAGATCAAGTCGGCCGTGCTGCTCGCCGGGCTGGCAGCTCCCGGCGAGACCACCGTGATCGAGACTGAGGCGACACGCGACCATACCGAGAAGATGCTGGTCCATTTCGGCGCCGATGTCACAGTGACGCCCGAGGGCGCGCATGGCCGGCGGATCGTGCTGAAGGGCCAGCCCGAATTGCAGGCCGCGCCGATCGTGGTTCCGGCCGACCCGTCCTCGGCCGCCTTCCCGCTGGTCGCCGCGCTGATCGTGCCTGGCTCCGACATCCTGCTCGAAAGCGTGATGACCAACCCCCTGCGCAGCGGGCTCCTGACGACGCTGCGCGAGATGGGCGCGGACATCACGGTCGAGAGCGAGGCCAATGAAGGCGGCGAGGCGGTGGCGACGCTCAGGGTGCGCGCCTCGGCGCTGAAGGGCGTCGTCGTGCCGCCCGAACGTGCGCCCTCGATGATCGACGAGTATCCGGTGCTGGCGGTCGCAGCCTCCTTTGCGACGGGGACAACACGCATGCGGGGCTTGCAGGAACTGCGCGTCAAGGAATCGGATCGTCTGGCTGCCGTCGAGGCCGGGCTGAAGGCAGCCGGCGTCACCTGCGCGATCGAGGGCGACGACCTGGTCGTCGAGGGCAGTGGCGGCAAGGTCGCGGGCGGCGGCACCGCCGCGACGCATCTCGACCACCGCATCGCGATGAGCTTCCTCGTCATGGGACTGGCGACCGAGCAGCCGATGCAGGTGGATGACGGCGCCATGATCGCGACGAGCTTCCCCAGCTTCATCCCGCTGATGAACCGGCTCGGAGGCGAGATCGGATGAGCGGCATGCCAGCAGGGCTCGTCATCGCGGTGGATGGCCCCGCCGCATCGGGCAAGGGCACGCTGGCGCGGCGGCTCTCGGCACATTATCGGCTGCCCTATCTCGACACCGGCCTGCTCTACCGCATGGTCGCCCGCGCCATGCTCGATGCCGGCCACGACATCCGCGATGCGGCGGCGGCAGGCAGGCTGGTCTCGACCTTCGACGAGGATGCCTTTGCCGAGGACAGCCTGCGCGGCCGCGAGATCGGCGAGGCGGCTTCCGTCGTCGCGGCCATGCCGGCCGTGCGCAGCGGGCTGGTCGAGCGCCAGCGCCGCTTCGCCGCGCAGGCGGGGGGCGCCGTCCTCGACGGGCGCGACATCGGCACGGTGATCTGCCCGCAGGCCCAAGCCAAGCTCTTCGTTACCGCGACGCCCGAGGTGCGCGCGGCCCGACGCCACAGGGAACTGGCCGGGCGCGGCGAGACTGCCACTTTCGAAGGCATCCTGGCCGATATCCGCCGCCGCGACGCGCGCGACTCCGGCCGCAGCGACGCCCCTCTCCGGGCGGCCGAGGATTCCGTGATCCTCGATACCTCGGCTCTGACCGTCGAGGAAGCCGTCGCTGCCGCGATCGACATCGTCGAGCTGCGCCGGGCGGCATGGGCACCGGCCGCGCGAGCATCGTCGCCGCGATAATCGGCGGCACTGCCCAGCTTTCGCCCTTGGAACGAATCGAAAGCAGGCGCACACTTACCTTGCGACATGATGACGGAGGTGGCGATGCGGCGTTGGCTGTACGGTCTCTTGAGTCTGGCGGCAGCGGGTCTATGGACCGGCGCCGCCTCCAACGCCCAGCAGGCGGCAGGCCCGCCCGAGGAGGTCGACGTCGCGCTCGTGCTCGCGGTCGATGTGTCCTATTCGATGGATCTCGACGAGCTCGCCCTGCAGCGCAACGGCTATATCGAGGCCTTCCGCTCGCGACAGCTCCACGAGGCGATCGCCAAGGGCGCGATCGGCAAGATCGCCGTGACCTATTTCGAATGGGCCGGCGGCCATTTCCAGCACATCGTCAAGCCCTGGACGATCATCGATACGCCGCACTCCGCCATCGCCTTCGCGGAGGAACTGGGCGAGGCGCAGACGCGTCGCGGCCGCCGCACTTCGATCTCCGCCGCGATCGACCTCGCCGTCCAGTTGCTGGAACAGGCCAATGTCACGCCGCTGCG contains:
- a CDS encoding MmcB family DNA repair protein, which produces MSLVDSVFNPPSARPDITRAVCRGAARHLRERGYAIVKEMTFANGRRGDIVALSPSGELLVIEVKSGLQDYRVDGKWPDYRDYCDGFLFAVAPEFPHEILPDDVGLIVADAYGGALIREAPRHALAPARRKALTIAFAKLAAGRLALAEDPGF
- a CDS encoding LysR family transcriptional regulator encodes the protein MPRPEVNRSGEMEVFARIVELGGFSPAARALRMTPSAISKLMARLEARLGVRLMIRSTRKLQLTEEGATFHQHALRVLNDLDEAERAVAACQLPRGKLRVNSNVPFGMHYLLPLVPRFTARHPDVHLDITITDQVIDLMDERAEIAIRVGPLRPSQLVARKLGEAAMAIVASPDYLARKPAPRHWDDLAGHDLITFNFQRHSDEWSFRDDGRRMSVPAHGRVAVGDGESARVLALNGQGLARLSLFHVGNDIATGRLVRVLEAFNPGDVEAIHAVYVGHGGRLPARVRAFIDFLVETVDLTAPPKAVSNGL
- a CDS encoding MFS transporter, which translates into the protein MPVALYALTVGAFGIGVTEFVIMGLLLQVSADLGISIPVAGLLMSGYALGVFVGAPILTIATRSLPRKTTLLVLMAIFTLGNLAAALSPSFGWLMAARIVTALAHGTFFGVGSVVATGLVAPDRKASAIALMFTGLTLATLLGVPFGSWLGLAYGWRATFWAVTGIGLLALAILAIFVPAARERVVPSPLSEEFQVLARPQVLLGLAMTVLGFGGIFAVFTYIQPLLVELAGFSEAAVSPILLVFGAGLVVGNLLGGRWADRSLSPALIGTLVLLTAALLGAGFAFHDRIGAVIAAFGLGAAAFATVAPLQMWVLQQAGGAGQGLASSLNIAAFNLGNAFGAWLGGVVISHGPGLAGIAPIAALVPLAALGLAWIALTLDRRTTRALAA
- a CDS encoding aldo/keto reductase; translated protein: MDYRQLGASGLKVPALSFGCGTFGGKGPLFGAWGDTDVAQAKRLVDICLEAGLTLFDTADVYSDGASEEILGEALAGRRNTALISTKLGLPMGEGPLQAGTSRLRLIEGVEAALKRLRSDHIDLLQLHAFDAGTPVDEVLKALDDLVSSGKLRYVGASNFSGWQMMKSLAASERHGWPRYVAHQVYYSLVGRDYEWELMPLGLDQKVEAVVWSPLGWGRLTGKIRRGAAMPDKSRLRDTAAFGPPVDEDRLYAIVDVLDELAVETGRSVPQIALNWLLARPTVSSVIIGARNEEQLRQNLGAVGWSLTTEQIARLEAASAVTPAYPHYPYWREGGFRRINPPPV
- a CDS encoding ActS/PrrB/RegB family redox-sensitive histidine kinase; the protein is MTFPDVSTPTLGRASRHLRLDTLVRLRWLAIAGQSLAVAGVHFGLGFQLPFGWCFTAIAVSSWLNIALRIRFPLSHRLHAGAATALLAFDIIQLAALLYLTGGLQNPFSILLLAPVMISATALPPRRTLVLGGLAIALATLVSVVYLPLPWAGPDRPVLPPYYQLGSWVALVLGLGFTGIYAWRVAKEARDLSDALAATELVLAREQHLSQLDGLAAAAAHELGTPLATIALVARELSRLAPAEGEMAEDIALLREQVERCRGILGKLASLQDDDAGPLDQLSLRLLIEEAAGPQRPFGVPFEIVMTGEKPEPVCRRNPGMIYGLGNIVDNAVDFARSTVTITAEWNATYVKLTIADDGPGFPPDVLLRAGDPYLTHGANESRAGGGLGLGLFIAKTLLERGGAAIEFSNRPAPASGASVRMTWLREAFEADLPQSGATNRELPIPHGVS
- the phaZ gene encoding polyhydroxyalkanoate depolymerase, with the protein product MSFAYHAYETVHMMLSPARGMSDAMHLAFRNPANPLSYTPMGRTIAASCELFERTTRRYGKPAFDLPQTTINGVKVAVEERVVWERPFCRMVYFDRKIEGRRKPQPKVLLVAPMSGHYATLLRGTVEAFLPGHEVYITDWTDARLVPLSAGGFDLDDYIDYVIAMLQMLGPDTHVMAVCQPAVPVLAAAARMEAENDPCAPRSMTLMGGPIDTRRSPTEVNKLAMDRGIDWFRNNCITKVPFPHQGFFRQVYPGFLQLSGFMAMNLDRHVTAHYDMFKHLIRGDGDSAEKHRDFYDEYLAVMDLTAEFYLQTVETVFVEHALPKGTMMHRDKPVDCSAIRRIALMTVEGEKDDISGVGQTQAAHDLCPNIPDDKRAHYLQLGVGHYGVFNGSRFRSEIAPRISDFMVSLDMEAAKARREAGASEARKGLKIAS